One Bacillota bacterium genomic window, TCCAGCTTCCGGACGACCCGGAAGCCCGGGGTGGCCCCCTCCACCACGAAGGCCGAGATCCCGTGCGCGCCCCGCTCCGGCGCGGTCTTGGCGTAGACGAGGAAGAGGCCCGCGATGGGGCCGTTGGTGATGAAGATCTTGTTGGCGTCGAGGACGTAGACGTCGCCCTCGCGGCGGGCGGTGCCGCGCAGGCCGACCGCGTCGGAGCCGGCGTCGGGCTCGGTCAGCGCCAGGGCCCCCACCCGCTCTCCCGAGGCGAGCCCGGGCAGGAAGCGCCGCCGCTGCTCCTCGCTCCCGTTCCGGTAGAGGTTGTGCGCGCAGAGGTTGAGGTGGGCGCCGTAGGAGAGCGCCAGCCCGGCCGAGACCCGCGCCAGCTGCTCGCAGACCAGGAGGCCGTCCAGGAGGCTGCCGCCGCTGCCTCCGTACGCCTCGGGGATGCCCAGCCCCAGGAAGCCCTGCTCGGCCAGCCCCCTCCACACCTCCGGCGGCAGCTCGTCGCGTGCGTCCATCTCCGCCGCCCGCGGCTCCACTTCCGCCCGCGCCCACTCCAGCGCCGTCTCCGCCAGAAGGCGCTGCGCCTCGGTGAGCATATCTGACGCAAGCGTCGACAAACCCTCGCCCAAACCCTTTCCCTCCTCCGCGCCCGGCTCCGCTCCGGGGGACGCCGCGTCGCCGGAGATCCGCATGTCAGTTCGTCTCCGGCCTCCGCCTCTCCTCCCGGGACGTGCGCCGCGCCCGTTTCCAAGGCAGGATTCCGGGTGGCCGCCATGGAATCTTCGACCGACGCGTAAGACGGCAGACGGGAGGCGAGGCCCGTGGCCCGCGCCGGCGAGGGAACCCAGTACGCGCTCCGCCGCGAGGAGATCATCCAGGTGGCCGCGGAGCTCTTCCGCGAGAAGGGCTACCGGAACAGCACCCTCGAGGAGGTGGCCGGCCGGCTGGGGGTGACCCGTCCGGCCCTCTACCACTACATCCGCTCGAAGGAGGAGCTGCTCAGCGAGATCTACAGCCGGGTGATGAGCCGGCTCCTCGGGCAGGTGGAGGAGATCCTGGCCAGGGGGCTCGACCCGGTGGCGACGCTCCGCGCCATCGTCGTCGGCCACGTGGAGTTCGTCATCCGCAACCGCGCCATCGTCACCGTCTTCTTCCAGGAGAAGGGCTCGCTGCCCGAGGAGCAGTACCGGCGGATCGCCGACCAGAAGCGGCGCTACGATGCGCTGGTGCAGGCGGTGGTCGAGCGCGGGCAGCGGGCGGGCCTCCTCCGCCCGCTCGACGCGAAGCTGACGGTCTACGCCATCATGGGCATGGCCAACTGGCCCTACCAGTGGTTCCACCTCGAGGGCCCGGTGGCGCCCCGCGCGCTGGGCGACCTCTGCGCCGACCTGGTGCTGGCCGGCCTCCTCTCGGAGCAGGGCCGGGAGGCGGAGGAAAGCCCCGCCGGCGCCGCAGCCGCGGGGGGCGGGCGGGCAGGGCAGGCCGCCTCCGGGAGGGACGGGCGCCGATGAGGAAGGAGGCGGCAGGGGCCGACCCGGTCCCCGCCCGGCGGATCGGCACGCCGGCGGACCGCTCCGACCCGGCCTACCGGGCGAACGAGCGGGCGATGCGGGCGCTGGTGGAGGAACTCCGCACCCGCCGCGAGGAGGCCCAGCACCGGCGCGACCCGGACGCGGTGGCGCGCCACCGGGCGCGCGGCAAGTGGCTCGCCCGGGAGCGGGTGGAGGCGCTGGTCGATCCGGGGACCGCCTTCCTCGAGCTGAGCCCGCTGGCCGCCTGGGGCATGTACGACGGCGAGGCGCCGCAGGCCGGCATCCTGACAGGGATCGGTCGCGTCGCCGGGCGCGAGTGCGTCATCGTCGCCAACGACGCCACGGTCAAGGGCGGCACCTACTACCCCATGACGGTCAAGAAGCACCTGCGCGCCCAGGAGATCGCGGAGCAGAACCGGCTCCCCTGCATCTACCTGGTCGACTCGGGCGGGGCCTTCCTGCCGCTCCAGGCGGAGGTCTTCCCCGACCGCGACCACTTCGGGCGCATCTTCTACAACCAGGCGCGCATGTCGGCCAAGGGGATCCCGCAGATCGCCGCGGTGATGGGCTCCTGCACGGCGGGCGGCGCCTACGTCCCGGCCATGAGCGACCAGGCGGTGATCGTCCGCGGCACCGGGACCATCTTCCTGGGCGGGCCGCCGCTGGTGAAGGCGGCCACGGGCGAGGAGGTGAGCGCGGAGGAGCTGGGCGGCGCCGACGTCCATAGCCGCATCTCCGGCGTCACCGACTACCTGGCCGAGGACGACGCCGAGGCGATCCAGATGGTCCGCCGGATGGTGGCCGACCTGGGGCCGGCCGAGCCGCCGCCCTGGGAGCTGGCCGAGCCGGAGCCGCCGGCCTTCGACCCGGAGGAGCTCTACGGCATCGTGCCGGTCGACCTCCGCCAGTCGTACGACGTCCGCGAGGTGATCGCCCGCATCGTGGACGGGAGCCGCTTCCACGAGTTCAAGGAGCTCTACGGGCCGACGCTGGTGACGGGCTGGGCGCGGATCATGGGCTACCCGGTGGGCATCCTGGCCAACAACGGCGTCCTCTTCTCGGAGAGCGCGGTCAAGGGTGCCCACTTCATCGAGCTCTGCGTCCAGCGGCGGATCCCGCTGGTCTTCCTCCAGAACATCACCGGCTTCATGGTCGGGCGGGAGTACGAGAACCGGGGCATCGCCAAGGACGGGGCGAAGATGGTGACGGCGGTGGCGACGGCCGACGTGCCCAAGCTGACGGTGGTCATCGGGGGCTCCTTCGGCGCCGGCAACTATGCCATGGCCGGGCGGGCCTACCAGCCCCACTTCCTCTGGATGTGGCCGCAGGCGCGGATCAGCGTCATGGGCGGTCCGCAGGCGGCCTCGACGCTCCTCACCGTGCGGCTGGACGCCCTCGCCCGCGAGGGGCGGAGCATGAGCGAGGAGGAGCAGCGCGCCTTCCAGGCGCCCATCCTGGCCAAGTACGAGGAAGAGGGCAGCCCCTACTACTCGACGGCGCGCCTCTGGGACGACGGCATCATCGACCCGGCGGAGACGCGCCAGGTCCTGGCGCTGGGCCTGGCCGCCGCCTCCTCCGGCGCCGCCGTCGCCTCGGCCTGGAGCCGTGCCGAGCGCGAGGAGGTCCACCGCTTCGGCGTCTTCCGGATGTAGGGGCCCGGTCCGGGCGGACGGACGGAGGCCTCGCCCGAGGCCCGCGCACGCAGACGATGAGACGGAGGCGAGACGGATGCCGGGTGAGCAGGACAGCGGTTCGGACAGCGCGATCCGGCCGGGGCTGGAAGGGGTGGCGAGCCTCCGCGTCACCCGGGAGCGGACGGCGGCGGCTGCCGCCAGCGGGGCGCTGCCGGTCTTCGGTACGCCCTTCCTCCTGGCGCTGATGGAGGAGGCGGCCTTCCAGGCGGTGGCGCCCTACCTTGGAGAGGAGCAGTCCACGGTGGGGATCGGGGTGGAGCTCCGCCACCTGGCGCCCACGCCGGTGGGGCTGACGGTGACGGCGCGGGCGCGCCTGCTGGAGGTGGAGGGCCGCCGCCTGGTCTTCCAGGTGGAGGCCGAGGACGGGTTCGAGAAGGTGGGCGAGGCGCGCCACGAGCGCTTCATCGTGGACGTGCCGCGCTTCCTGGAGCGGGCCGCGCGGAAGACGGCCCGGAACGCCTGATGCGTGCGGAGGCGGCCGTCCCCGGTCCGGCCCCCCGCCCCTTTCGCCGGGTGCTGGTGGCCAACCGCGGCGAGATCGCCCGCCGCGTCATCCGCGCCTGCCACCGCCTGGGCCTGGAGGCGGTGGCCGTCTATTCCGACGCCGACGCCGGCGGTCTCTGGGTGCGCGAGGCGGACGCCGCGATCCGCCTCGGTCCCGCGCCGGCGCGGGAGAGCTACCTGGACGTGGAGCGGCTGCTGGCGGCGGCCCGGGAGACGGGGGCGGAGGCGGTCCACCCGGGGTACGGCTTCCTGGCGGAGGAAGCCGGATTCGCCGAGGCGGTGGAGCGCGCCGGCCTGGTCTGGATCGGCCCGCCGCCCGAGGCGATGCGCGCCATGGGCGACAAGAGCCGCGCACGGCAGCTGGCGCGGCGGCTGGGCGTGCCGGTGCTGGAGGGGTACGACGGCGAGGAACAGGAGGCCCGGCGCTTCCTGGCCGAGGCCGAGCGCATCGGCTGGCCCGTCCTGGTCAAGGCGGCCGCCGGGGGCGGCGGGCGCGGCATGCGCGTGGTGCCCGGGCCGGAGGAGCTGCCGGCGGCGCTGGAGTCGGCGCGGCGCGAGGCGGAGGCCGCCTTCGGCGACGGCCGCCTCCTCCTCGAGCGCTACGTGGAACGGCCGCGCCACGTGGAGGTGCAGCTCCTCTTCGACGCCTTCGGCCGGGGCGTCCACCTGGGCGAGCGCGAGTGCTCGGTCCAGCGCCGGCACCAGAAGATCGTGGAGGAAAGCCCTTCGCCGGCGGTGGATCCGGCGCTCCGGAGCCGGCTCGGCGAGGCGGCGCTGGAGCTGGCGCGGGCGGTGGGCTACCGGAGCGCGGGGACGGTGGAGTTCCTGCTGGACCAGCGGGGACGGTTCCACTTCCTGGAGATGAACACCCGCATCCAGGTGGAGCACCCCGTGACCGAGGAAGTGACCGGTCTCGACCTCGTGGCGCTCCAGCTCCGCCTGGCCATGGGCGAGCCCCTGCCCTTCGACCAGGAAGCGGTGGCGCTCCGCGGCCACGCCTTCGAGGTCCGGCTCTACGCCGAGTCGCCGGAGGAGGGCTTCCTCCCCTCCAGCGGGCGCCTGGAGCGCTTCGGCCTCCCGGAACCGGCCGGGCGGGGCGACGCGCGTGGCGGCTCCGGCCTGTCGGAGCTGCCCGGCGTGGGGTTGCCGGGCCTGCGCGTCGAGGCCGGCTTCGCCGCCGGCGACGAGGTCAGCCCGTACTACGACGCGCTCCTGGCCAAACTGGTGACGCACGGCGCCGACCGGGAGGAGGCGCTGGAGCGCCTCCAGGCGGCGCTGGCGGCGACGGAGGTGCGCGGCGTCGCGACCAACCTGCCGCTCCTGCGGCGCATCGCCGCCGACCCGGCCTTCGCCGCCGGCGACCTCTCCACCCGCTTCCTGGAGGAGCGGCGGCTGCTCGGGGCGGCCGCGGCGCCGCCGGAGGCGGCGGTGGCGGCCGCCGTGGCGGAGCAGTTGGACAGGTCCGGAGCCGCCCGCGGAGGGGCGGACCGCTCGCCCTTCACCCTGCTCGGTCCCTGGCGCATGGGCGAGGGCATCCGCAGCCGCTGGTCGCAGGCGGAGGCTGGCCAGGGCCATCCCGCGCGTGCGGCGGAGGCGGCCGCGGGCGGCGGGGAAGCCGCCCCTGCGCTGGTGGTGCGCCTGCGCGGCGAGGGGCACCGTCTCCGCGCCCGGGTGACGCGCGAGCCGGCCGGGGTGCCTGCTGGGGAGGCCGCGTCCGAGGGGGCGGCGGGCACGTACCGGCTCCTGGCCGGCCGTCCGGTGCTGGGCGGCTGGCAACTTCAGCTGGAGGCCGAGGGCGGGCGGGAAGCCGCGGCCCATGGCCCCCGCCGGCGCCTCTGGGCCCGGCCCCTGGCGGGCGGAGGCTGGTGGGTGGCGGAGGCCGGCGAGGGTTCCTGGGAACTGCGACAGGCGCCGCCCGCACCGCCCGCCGGGCGCCGCCCGCCGGTTGCGGCGAGCGGCCCGGAGGAGAAGGGGGCGGCGTCGGCCGTGGCGGTGGTGAGCGCACCGCTTCCCGGGACACTGGCGGCCGTCCGCGTCCGGCCCGGCGAACGGGTCGAGCGCAACCAGCCTCTGGTGGTCCTGGAGGCGATGAAGATGGAGCACCTGGTGACCGCACCCCAGGCGGGCCGGGTGGAAGAACTGCTGCACGGGCCGGGCGACGTGGTCCAGCGGGGGGAGCCGCTCCTTCGCCTGGTTCCCTGATGCCGGACGCCGGCACGGCAGGGGGGAGCAGCGGACCTCGCCCCGCCGGCGCGGCCACGGAGGAGCCACCGGTCTCTCCCCCGCCCCAAGACCTCCCACGGATGGCAGGAGCGTCCCGGCAAGACGGGCTCCCCCACACCGGCTCCGGCGCCCACCATCGGCGGGTCTCCTCTCCTGGCACGCGGCGCGCGGGCGCGCGCCTCCCGGGGTCGAGCACCCGCGGAGCCTCGTACCGTTGCCCCCAGCTCGCCAGCGGCCCCGCCTCCCAGGCCGCTGCCCCTCACGACGTTCTCGAGGAGCCGGGCGGCAGGCGCCTGGAGCCGCCCGTGCCCGGAGCCCGCCGGCGCCTGGGACGGGCCGACCCGTGCACATACCCGCCACTCGTTCCCGTACCATGAGGCGATTCCATGACCACGAAGGGGGAGTCGCCGTGATCGAGAGCCCGCCTCGCCTGGAAGAGCTGGAGCGGGTGGCGGCCGAGCTGGAGACGGCCCCGCCCGAGCAGATCGTGCGTTGGGCGGTGGGGCGCTATGAGCCCGCCATCGCGCTCGCGACCAGCTTCGGCGCCGAGGACATGGTCCTCCTGGATATGCTCGCGCGGATCCAGGAGCGGCCGCGGGCCTTCTTCCTGGACACCGGCCTCCACTTTCCCGAGACCTACGCGCTCCGCGACCGGGTGGTGGCGGCCTACCCGCAGCTGGACCTCGAGGTGATCCGGCCCCGCCTCACGGTGGAGCAGCAGGAGCGGGCCTTTGGGCCGGCGCTCTGGCGCCGCGACCCCGATCGCTGCTGCGCCCTGCGCAAGGTGGAGCCGCTGGAGCGGGCGCTCCGGCCGCTCTCCGCCTGGGTGACCGGGCTGCGGCGGGAACAGGCGCCCACCCGCCGGAACATCCGCGTGGTGGAGTGGGACCGCCGCCATGGGCTGGTCAAGGTCAACCCGCTGGCCCGCTGGCGGCAGCGGGAGGTCTGGCGGTACATCCGCGAGCACGGCCTCCCCTACAACCCGCTCCACGACCGGGGCTATCCCAGCATCGGCTGCCAGCCCTGCACCTCCCCGGTGGCGGACGGCGAGGACCCCAGGGCGGGTCGCTGGCGCGGCCTGGGCAAGACGGAGTGCGGTCTCCATGTCTGAGCCGCGGGGAGCTGCCCTGCCGCCCTACGGCGGACGTCTGGTCGACCGGCGCCTGCCCCCGGTCCGCCAGGACCAGGCGCGGGCCGAAGCGCTCCGGCTCCGGGCGCTGCCGCTGCCACCCCACCTCTGGGGCGAGCTGGAGCTGATCGCGGACGGGGGGTACAGCCCCCTGGAGGGATTCATGGAGGAGGCGGACTACCTCTCCGTCCTGGAGCGGGCGCGGCTGGCGAACGGCCTCCCCTGGGGACTGCCCGTCGTGTTCCGCCTGCCGCCGGGCTGGCCGGAGAGCGAGCGGCCGCAGCCCGGCGAGCGGCTACGCCTGGAGGCGGCAGGTCGACCGGTGGCCGTCCTGGAGGTGAGGAGCGTCTTCCGGGCGCCCAGGGAGCGGGAGGCGGAGGCGGTCTTCGGCACCCGCGACCCGGCCCACCCGGGTGTCGCCCGCCTGGAGGCGGAGGGCGAGTGGGCCGTGGGCGGCCCGATCCTGCTCCTGGAGAGCCCGCCCAGCCGCCTGGGCGCCGCCTGGGCGCGCTACCGGCTGCGGCCGGCCCAGACCCGGGCGCTCTTCCTGAAACTCGGCTGGCGGCGCATCGTCGCCTTCCAGACCCGGAACCCGATCCACCGCGCGCACGAGTACCTGCTGAAGTGCGCCCTGGAGATCGCGGACGGGCTTCTCATCCACCCGCTGGTGGGGGAGACGCGGCCGGGGGAGGTGCCGGCGGACGTCCGCCTGCGGGCCTACGAGGCGCTCCTCCGGCGCCGTTTCCCGGCGGGCCGCGCGGTCCTCGCCCTCTACCCGGCCGCGATGCGCTATGCGGGCCCGCGGGAGGCGCTGATGCACGCCATCGCCCGGCGGAACTACGGCGCCACGCACCTGATCGTGGGCCGCGACCACGCCGGCGTGGGCGGCTACTACGGTCCCTACGACGCCCAGCGGCTCTTCGACCGCTTCGATCCCGGCGAGCTGGGCATCGAGATCCTCCGCTTCGAGGCCGCCTTCTTCTGCCGCGCCTGCGGCGGCATGGCCACCGCCAAGACCTGCCCGCACGGGCCGGAGGAGCGGCTCAGCCTGAGCGGCACCGAGGTGCGGGCGCGGCTCGGGCGCGGCGAACCGCTGCCGCCGGAGTTCACGCGCCCCGAAGTGGCGGCCGTCCTGGAGGAGGCGGCCGGCAGCGCGCCTCAGGCCCGCGAGGCGCGCGGGAAGGGGGCGGAGGCGGGGGGCGCGGCCGCAGCGGTCTAGCCGGCCGGTCGCACCGCGCCGGCGCCTCCAGGGACCCCGCCGCTCAGGCGGGGTCCCGCCACCAGTCGGCCACTTCCTCGGGAAGCCGGGAGGCCACCTGCTCCCGCTCCTCCGCGCCGAGCCCCTCCTGGAGCGCGGCGAAGACGGCCCGCGTCTGCCGGATCGCATCCTCGTCCACGTGGTCCGAGAAGAGGTCGAGGCCCCCCAGGGTCTGGTCGTAGAGACCCTCGGTGGCGAGGCCGCCGGTCAGCCGGCCCAGGAAGACCTCCCGGTCCACCAGCGGATCCGGCTCCGGCGCCGCGAACCGCTCCATCTCCGCCGCCAGCTCGCCCGGGAGCCGCCTCTCCAGGAGCGCCCGGCTCTCCCAGGGCAGCACCTGTCCCAGCGAGCGGAGGACCGCGCGCACCAGGGTGGCCGCCTCCTCGTCGCTCCCCAGCCGGGCCGCCTCGCGCACGCGGCGGTAGAGTTCCGCCCGGTCGTATCCCGCGCCTTCCGCCATGCCGCGCACCTCCCTACACCAGCTCGCGCTGAAGCGCCTCGAAGGCGGCCTCGTCCAGGTCGTCCAGGGGGCGCTGGACCAGCGGCCCCCGTTGCAGGCCGGGCACCTTCTCCTCGTAGGCGGGCACCTCCTCGGTCCGGTAGAGGATGCCCACCGGGATCCGCTCGCCGAACTCCCCGGCGCGTTCCCAGGCAGCGTCGAAGTCGGAGGGGTCGTGGCCCTCCGCCTCCAGGCGTACGATGCGCTCGGCGTACCAGTCGTAGGTGTTCACCTTGTTGTAGGTGATGCACGGCTGGAGGATGTCGACCAGGGCGTAGCCGCGGTGGTGGAGCGCCTCGCGGATCAGCCGCGCCAGATCCTTGGGCTCCCCGGCGAAGCCCCGGGCCACGAAGGTGGCGCCGGCGGCCAGCGCGGTCCGGAGCGGGTTGACGGGCCGCTCGATGGCCCCCTCCGGCGAGGTGGTGGTCCGGGTCCCCTGCTCGGTGGTGGGCGAGTACTGGCCCTTGGTCAGCGCGTAGATCTGGTTGTTCTCCACCAGGTGGACGATCCCCGGGTTCCGCCGGCAGGTGTGGAGCCAGTGGTTGCCGCCGATCCCGTAGGCGTCGCCGTCGCCGTCCACCACCAGGACCCGCATCGACGGGTTGGCCAGGCGGAAGCCGGTGGCGATGGGCAGCGGGCGCCCGTGGAGCGTCAGGAAGCCGTTGACGCGCATGTAGTCGGGCAGCTTCGAACCGCAGCCGATGCCGGAGACGAGGATCACCTCGTGGGGCGCGATCCCCTCCTGGAGGAGCGCCTCGCGGAGGGCGGCCAGGATGCCGAAGTCGCCGCAGCCGGGGCACCAGGTGGGCCGCTGCTCGGTCATGTAGTCGCGCGCCGAGAGCTGCCGGCCGTCCCGGGAGGGAAGCCTCCGGCCGTCAACGGACACCGGCGCCCACCTCCTCCAGCACACCCTGGGCGATCTCGGTCGGCGCCAGCGGCCGGCCGTCGTAGCGGCGGACCAGCGCCTCCGCCTGGTAGCCGGTCATCATCCTCAGGAAGCGCCGGAACTGCCCCGTGTAGTTCTGCTCCACCACCACCCCGCGGCGCACCCGGCGCAGCTCCCGCTCCGCCGCCTCCACGTGGAAGGGCCAGATGTCGGTCCAATGGAGCAGGTTGGCGCGCACGCCCCGGGCCTGGAGCACCTCCAGCGCCTCGCGGGCCGGTCCCAGCGTGGAGCCCCAGGTGAGGAGCGTCACCTCCGCCTCTTCGGGCCCCACCCGGCGCGGCCCGCGCACGTCGCCGGCCGCCAGCGCCGTCTCCAGCTTCCGCATCCGCTTCTCCATCATCCGCCTGCGGTTGTCCATCTCCTCGGTGATGTGGCCGGCCTCGTCATGCTCGTCGCTGGACGCGCCGTAGACCGCCTGCGGGTCGCCGGGGATCACGCGCGGCGAGATGCCGTCGGCGGTGAAGGCGAAGCGGAGGTACCCGTCCCGCCTCCCGGCCGAGCCGTCTTGCTGCCCGCCACCCGCCCCCCGCTCCCCGGGAAGCGGCTTCTCCCCGGGACGCCGCGTCTTCCCCCGGTCGATGGGCACCGCGTCGCGCCGGAGCTGGCCGAACTCCAGCGTGCGCAGGCTCGAGGCCAGGAACTCGTCGCTGAGCACGATCACCGGCGCCTGGTACCTCTCGGCCAGGTTGAAGGCGCGCATCGCCGTCTCGAAGGCGTCCACGTGGTCGCCGGGTGCCAGGACGAAGCGCGGGAAGTCGCCCTGGGAGGCGTGCAGGACGAAGAGCAGGTCACCCTGCTCGGTCCGGGTGGGCAGGCCGGTGGAGGGCCCACCCCGCTGGACGTCCACCACCACCACCGGCGTCTCCGTCATGCCGGCCAGACCCAGCGCCTCGGTCATCAACGAGAAGCCGCCGCCGGAGGTGGAGCACATCGCCCTCGCGCCGGCGAAACCCGCGCCGATGGCCATACAGACGGCCGCCAGCTCGTCTTCGGCGTGCTTGGTGACCACGCCCAGCGGCTCGGCGTGGGCCGTCATCCACTCCAGGATGGTGGTGGCCGGGGTCATGGGGTAGGCGGCGATGAAGCGGCAGCCGGCCGCCACCGCCCCCAGGCTGAAGGCGTGGTTCCCGTGGAGGAGCATCCGCTCCGGCTGCCCCGGACGGCCGGGCAGGCGGTAGCGGAAGCGGGCGGCCTCGGGCGAGCCGGCCACCAGGGCGTAGGTCTCGCGGGCCACCGCCAGGTTCCCCTCCACCGCCGTCTCGCCCTTGCGTGCGAAGTTCCGCCGGATCACCTCCTCCATCTGCCCCAGCGGGAAGTGGAGGAGGCCGGCCGCCGCCGCCAGCGCCGCGGTGTTCATCATCACCTTGCTTCCGTGGCGGACGGCGATCTCGTTCATCGGCACCGGCACCGCCAGCCGGCCGCTCCGCTCGACGGCGGTGCGGTCGAGGCGGAAGGAGCTGTCGTAGATGACGGCGGCATCCGGCGCCAGCTTCTCCAGGTGGAGCTCCACCGACTCGGCGGTCAGGGCGAGGAGCAGCGCCGGCGGCTCCGCGTGCGAGGCGACGGGCCGTGTCGCCGCCCGGATCTGGTAGAAGTTGTGGCCCCCGCGGATGCGCGAGCGGTAGTCGGCGATGCAGAAGATGTGGTAGCCCGCCCGGGCCAGCGCGCTGGAGAAGCCGGCGCCGCTGGACTCGACGCCCTGGCCGGCGTCGCCGCCGATCACCAGGCTGACGTCCTGGTCGCGCACGCCGTCACTCTCGGAGGCGGCCGTGGCGCATCCCTCCTTCCGACGCCCGCCGGCTGCGGAGAGGCCGCGCCAGGCCGAGCCTGGCCCGCGAGGCCGCACGGGCGGAGACCGACTTGATTCTTTCTCGCGAAGGGGGAAGCTATGCGACGCGGGCGGCGACCCCGGGGTCGCCGCCCGCTCACCGCCAGCCGTGAGAACCTGAAACCGCGCCGGGAAGAGGACCGGGAAAGGTGGTGCGCCTAGGAGGATTCGAACCTCCGCACCCGGCTCCGGAGGCCGGTGCTCTATCCCCTGAGCTATAGGCGCGTCGACGGCTGCATTATAGCGCTCCGCGCCGCCGGTTCACAACGCGCCCGCCCACCAGCCGGGCGCTCGGAGCCGCCGCACCGCGGGCGCACCCGGCGCCGAACGGAGCAGCGAGGCCTGTTCCGCCGCCGTCCTTCCTCCTCCCAGGCGGAGGTCGGGTTCCAGCTCCGCCAGCGGTGCCAGGACGAAGGCTCGCTCCTGCATGCGCGGGTGAGGAAGCGTCAGCTCCGCCCCCGACCGTTCCACCCCGTCGAGCCAGAGCAGGTCGATGTCGATGGTCCGCGGTCCCCAGCGGAGCCCTCGCACCCGCCCCAGCCGCGCCTCCACCGCCAGCGCGCGCGCCAGGAGCTCCTCCGGCGGCAGCCCGGTCTCCACCTCGGCCACCGTGTTGAGGAACCAGGGCTGCTCCCGGAAGCCCAGCGGCTCC contains:
- a CDS encoding 2-oxoacid:acceptor oxidoreductase subunit alpha, encoding MRDQDVSLVIGGDAGQGVESSGAGFSSALARAGYHIFCIADYRSRIRGGHNFYQIRAATRPVASHAEPPALLLALTAESVELHLEKLAPDAAVIYDSSFRLDRTAVERSGRLAVPVPMNEIAVRHGSKVMMNTAALAAAAGLLHFPLGQMEEVIRRNFARKGETAVEGNLAVARETYALVAGSPEAARFRYRLPGRPGQPERMLLHGNHAFSLGAVAAGCRFIAAYPMTPATTILEWMTAHAEPLGVVTKHAEDELAAVCMAIGAGFAGARAMCSTSGGGFSLMTEALGLAGMTETPVVVVDVQRGGPSTGLPTRTEQGDLLFVLHASQGDFPRFVLAPGDHVDAFETAMRAFNLAERYQAPVIVLSDEFLASSLRTLEFGQLRRDAVPIDRGKTRRPGEKPLPGERGAGGGQQDGSAGRRDGYLRFAFTADGISPRVIPGDPQAVYGASSDEHDEAGHITEEMDNRRRMMEKRMRKLETALAAGDVRGPRRVGPEEAEVTLLTWGSTLGPAREALEVLQARGVRANLLHWTDIWPFHVEAAERELRRVRRGVVVEQNYTGQFRRFLRMMTGYQAEALVRRYDGRPLAPTEIAQGVLEEVGAGVR
- the folK gene encoding 2-amino-4-hydroxy-6-hydroxymethyldihydropteridine diphosphokinase is translated as MSGERAAVRRGFLGLGSNLGEREEALRSALRLLGAEAGIRVRRVAGLWETEPLGFREQPWFLNTVAEVETGLPPEELLARALAVEARLGRVRGLRWGPRTIDIDLLWLDGVERSGAELTLPHPRMQERAFVLAPLAELEPDLRLGGGRTAAEQASLLRSAPGAPAVRRLRAPGWWAGAL